Part of the Bacillota bacterium genome, TTCGAGGTGAGAGCTACAGGCTAAGAGAGAAAGCACGCGCCGGAGTGTACTCAGGTCCGAAGGCTTGAGGGCAGGGGGGTCAATTCTTGACCGGCGCTAGAGGGTCAAAATCACGCCGGCGTTGACAATATATTGTCCTGCCGTAAGCGGCACAGCCCCTGTCCGGGCCTAACTCGGATAGATCGACGCTGGTGTTAGCCATGCGACCGGGACCCGGCGGAGACTCGAAACTTAACGAGGCTGTTAACTGGGAGGTATCCAGATGTCTTCCAGCCGTTAGCTCTTCTTTGTAAATCCAGTTCCCGTGGGTGGTCACCAGCTCGGCAGGCGCTGACTTGGCGTCAATCATACCAACACCAGATTTCGGACCTGACCGCCGTGGGCCCACGAGAGTTGCGACAGACCGTGGCTTTTGGAGCCCGGAGAACGAGCGTGCACTAGCGGAACTGGGTGTAAAGCAAGTAAGCATGCCTTGTAGGGGTAAACAGAGCGTCAAACGTCGCAGACACGAACGGCAGTCCTGGTTCAGGCGTCTTCAACGCTGGCGGGCTGGCGAAGAAGCCACAATCAGCGTGCTCAAACGGCGGTACGGACTGGATCGGACCTCGTACCGTGGAGAAGAAGGCTCCCGGCGATGGGTTGGTGGGGCAATCTGGGGCTACAATCTCCACCGGATAGCGCAACTGGCCTGACCTCTCGGAAAACGGGCGATCATGCATCGATTCTCATGGGTCAACAGCCGGGATACTAGACCGGTAACACGCTTTTTCAGCAGAAACTACCTAGTCGCCTCCCAAGTAGCTTTCTAACAACTTGATTGCCGAGTCCTCAAGAGAATTGGCGTCAACAAACCTGTTCCAGGCATCAACTACCTGTTTGGCCAGGTTCCGACCCCATTCGCTATCACCAGGGTAAAGGAGGAGCACATCACTGACATCGTCTTCGGAGAGAGCATCAACCACAGACCCCGTAGCCAGGGCCTTCATTTGAGCTTGCACGGGCTGACAAGTGCAGGCTAAGTAGAGCAGTCCTACATGTATGCCCGGCTGCGGAATGATCCTAATGACGTGTCCGCTCGCGGCCCACCCCGCTCGGTCCCTAGTTACCACAGCGCAGTCCGCCAAGTTCTCCTCGGCCCGGCCGTCCGCGGTAAGGACAAGTGTGTTGTGCTCAAGCAAGTAGTCATCGGGCCTCCGGAACGAGGCCGGGCTTATGAATTTCAAGCCTACGGGACGATACTGGGCTACCTGGCGTCCCGAAAGAATGGGTATCCCGTACTGTGGGTTTTCGACATATACCGTTTTGTAACGCCCTGGGGGGCGAAAGACCTTACCTACCTCAGATAGGTGTGCTGCCATCCCGGTCGAGCGGATCGCTTCACGATAGGCCTGGTACAGAGGTGCATGCGGCTCAACATCTAACCTTCTCTTAAGTTGCGAAGCATTCAACTGGAAGCGCCGCCGATAGGCACTAAGCGGAAGCGCTTCCACAGCTGCGCGAAGCCCGCTCAGCCGAAGGAATTCCTGTTCCGCCTGAAGAAGACTGAGACGAGCCTGCTCCCGGAGTTCCATAGCCTTTACGAAGGCGTTTACTACCGTCCGACGAGTCCGCTCGTCAGCCATCGGTACTGGAATG contains:
- a CDS encoding transposase — translated: MVTSSAGADLASIIPTPDFGPDRRGPTRVATDRGFWSPENERALAELGVKQVSMPCRGKQSVKRRRHERQSWFRRLQRWRAGEEATISVLKRRYGLDRTSYRGEEGSRRWVGGAIWGYNLHRIAQLA